TTTGATAAAATGATAAATCAAATCTTGAAAAAACATTTTAAAACCCTGCCCGCACATGTAGAAATATCATGCGGGATAAAGGACAATATTGCCGATATAGTTATAGGGCGGTCTTCGGGTAAAAGCTTTGTTGTAGTAAGTGATGATAATACCCACAAGATACTTGGCGAGAAAATTGTAAAATCCCTGTCAGCGTATAAAACCGGCTCAATAGTTTTGAAGCCTTCTATTGCCGATGAAAGATCTGTTGAAAAAGTTCGGTCTAGAATACAAGAATATGATACGGTAATAGCGGTTGGTTCGGGAACTATTAACGATATCTGTAAATATGCGAGCTTTTGCGAGAAAAAGCCTTATATGGTTTTCGGTACGGCTCCTTCTATGAACGGCTATAGCTCGGCAAACGCTTCTATATCGGTAAACGGTCATAAAAAAACCTTAAAGGCACATCTGCCCGCAGCCATATTCCTTGATATCGACATATTGGCAGCCGCTCCAAAACGCCTGATATTAAGCGGCTTAGGTGATAGTGTTTGCCGTCCTACGGCTCAGGCAGACTGGCTTTTGTCGCATTTATTATTAAATACCGAATATAACACTTCACCTTTTGAAATGTTACGCCCCTTTGAAAAAGACTTATTTGAAAATAGCGGTGAACTATTAAAGGGAAATAAAGAAATTATCGAACTACTGGCACAGACGCTGGTTCTATCCGGTTTCGGTATGTATATGTGTGGCGGAAGTTATCCTGCCAGTCAGGGAGAACATATGATAGCCCATACTATGGAGATGGTATATAAAGGGCTTCCCCATAGTTTTCACGGTGAGCAAATAGCGGTAACAACTCTTGCAATGTCACGGATAATAGAAGAAAAACTGCAAAGCACTCCTATAATTTCACAAAACTATGATGAAAAAGCAATTACTGATTTTTTCGGTAAGGAAATATCCGAGCAATGCTTGGCAGAATATAAGGAAAAATTGCTTTCTCCCGAAAAACCGGACAAGATAAATAATGATATAGCAACAAAATGGGAAGAAGTCTGCGGAAAAATATCCGAAATATTTATAGGATACGACCCGATATATAAAACACTTAAAAATGCCTCCGCACCCGTTTCCTGCCATGATATAGGTTGGAAAGAGTCTGAATTTAAAAAAGCCGTATCGTATGCTAAATATTCACGCAACCGCTTTACATTCTTGGATTTGTAATGAAATTATTTCCGAAGGGCAAATTATAATTCGGTTTTGCCGTGTCCCGATACGTCATGTACCCTGATATAATCAATATCTTTGGCAATTAGTTGTTTTGATATTTCTATTGTAGCCTTATCACGGTCATCGACATCACCTAGAAAGGATTTTCTCGAATGTCCGATATATATAGGAACACGCAAAGACCTCAATTCTTCAACTCTTTGAATTAACTCTTTAGACTGTGAAGCGGTTTTGTTAAAGCCTATACCGGGGTCAAAAATTATCCTTGAACGTTCAATATTGTTATCAATAAGGTTTTGTATTTGTGCATTACCCCAGCTTAATACCTCCGATACCGTATCAACCCCCTCATCAATATTGACGGCTTTATCGGCAGGAACCGTAAGGCTATGCATGGCTATTATCTTAACGGCACTGTTCTTTGCAACCTCTATCATTTGCGGGTTTTTAAAACCGTTTACATCGTTTATATAGTCGATACCCGTTTCTATAGCTTTCATCGCATTTTCAGGATGATAGGTGTCAATACCGGCTTCAACATTGTTTTTATGGCATGTGTCGATAATATTTTGTAAGATGGGAGAAAGTCTTTGCCACTCCTGTACGGTCGATAGTTTTATAGCACCCGGACGGGTGGATTCCGCACCTATGTCAATAACATCAGCCCCGTCTTTTATTAACTTTTCAGCGTGGCTTAAAATAGATTCTGCATCGTTATATTTATTGCCGTCAGAGAATGAATCGGGTGTTATATTCAATATGCCGACTATTTTTGTGTTTTTTATCATTTTTTAGTATTTATTAATTTGAATTAATTCACGTTTGTATTATCAGATTTTTTATAAATAACTTCATTTGTTGTAAATGGATATTTTAATTTGCCTTTTAATTTGTTAATGTTTTTTCATTTGTAATTTATACAAATTTACGAATTTTTTATGTCTAAAAAAAAGTTAAAAAAGTTAGAAATACAACAAAGCAATCCAAACATGTTATTCGGTGCATCTCTTGGTGGTGCTGCCTTAGGTAATATTATAGTGCCGGGATTAATAGCTGTACTTATAGGGGGTTGCCTTGGCTTCTTGGTAGCAAAAAGTAGTGAGTTACAAAATATACAAGAGCATAATAAAAATTCTTAGTTAACATGACACAACAACAATACCTTTAGTACGTAATTAGTGCTTCTGCGATAATTTGTATAATATATTTTGTATTGTACTTATACTATAAAACTCACAAGCCGAATCTTCCCGACTGCATAACATTATGTACATCGAGTGCCGGTATGATATCATCTGTTAAAATATTTAATATAGTTGTTTATACAGCTCAAGCTCAAACCTTAGGGGTATTTGTTACTATGAAATTAGAACTAATTTTAGCATCAATAGCGTTTTTTTGGGTTTCGTGCTCAACAGCTTATAGCATTTTATTGCAATTTAAACCTGATAAATGAAAATTAACACACCACTTCCAACAACCTTTCCTCAAAATCACCGACATATTTTTTATTATCAAATAACGCACTTGCTTTTATGTTGTCTGACAATTTTTGCTTTAAAGCAGTCAATAAGCTTGCATCATTAGCATATATCAAAGCCGTGTTTTTATATTCTAAATCTGTTTTGGTAATAAGCTCAGGCAATCCGCACGCATTTAAAATACTTGCTGAGGCACGGGACATCATGTCATTTCCAAGCCTTGTGATAACAGGCAAACCTGCATATAGCGCATCAATAGCGGTGGTGTGGGCATTGACCGTAAAGCAGTCAAGGAACAAGTCGGCACAGGCATGGCGTGCCAGATGCTCTTCCTTTGAAGCACGAGTGGCAAATATTATCCGGTCTTTGACTATTTCCCGTTTTTCTGCCTCTTTTATAATATTACTTTTTGCAAATTCATTATCGCTATACAGCCAAAGCACACTGTTATCCACCTGAGTTAAAATATCCATCCAGACGGCAAATGTTGCAGGGTCGATTTTCATGCTCTTATTAAAACTGCAAAACACGAATTTATCTTCAGGCAATCCGCATTCCTTACGGGTAGGAGGCTCGGATATCTTCTGTTTGCCGTCCGTGATGAAATAACTATCTGGCATTTTGATAAGTTTTTCCGTATAGTTTTTCTCGTCCTCCTGTGGCACTGCCGTAGCATCTGTTACCAGATAATCAATGAACGATGCTCCCATAGTACCCGGATATGCAAGAAAACTTATCTGAACAGGAGCAGGACGCATAGCGGCAATAACCGGCATGGAATTTTGTATATAGCCCATAACATCAACCAGTATGTCTATTTTGTCCTTATATATCTGTTTGGCGATATCCTCGGGATTTTGTCCCATCAGGTCTATAAATTTATCCGCACTTTTTTCTATGTTCTTACGGAAAATACTTTTGTCGTTCTTGCCGTATGAATATGCATATACTTCAAATTTATCCCTGTTATGCAATTTAAAAAGGTTGCTGATTAGATGGGCTGTAGGGTGGTCACGGTAATCGGCACTTAAATAACCGATACGCAAAAGCGAATCCGCCTTTCGCTCATGCTTGAATCTTTGCGGAATATTTCCGTAACGTATTGTGGCATAGTTTTGTGCTATTTCTTTTTTCAATGAAGGAGGTATATCTAAAGTAAGGCTGTGATATGGTGTTATAGGCGACTTCTGTCCGTTAGCTATCGCATGTTTTGTAGCCTCAACGAGCAGCTTTGTGTATTCTTCCAGCCCGTCCCAATAGCATGCGTCACGCATGGTTTTTACCAGCTCGTTCATTAAGGCATAATTATCGGGATTGAATTTCAAACCCTGTTTATAATATTCGATTTCCTTTTCCCACTCCCCGATTTCATGTAATGTAGCACCGATATTATTTATAGCCTCAGGGTAATTACCTTCTTTTAAGGCTATCGCTTCTTCATAGCAATATATAGCGTCCTTATATTCTTGTAGTGCCACAAGACAATTGCCAAGATTGTTATAAAAGGCAGGATTGTCGGGATTTATTTTAAGTGCCTGTTTAATTGCCGTTTTCGATTTTTCATAGTCACCCTGCTGATAATAGATGACTCCTACCAGATGTTTTATCTCGGCATCACCGGGAGAGAATTTAGCTATCTTCTTGTATAATTCCAATGCTTTATCCAGATGTCCCTGACGGTGACTTTGCATGGCATTTGCAAGAACGGACTGTATCTGCTCTTGCGATACCTCGCCTTTTGATGGTTTTTTAAGCTTTGCAGCTTGGGCTCTTTTTTGCCGGCGTGATAAAGGCATGGTATTTTTATACTTAAATTTTTGTTAAGAAGAATTAATTTGCAACATTACGTTTATATTAAAAAGATACTGAAACAAATTCTATATTACAATTTGTTTTTTGAGCCGAAAGAAGCTGATAAATATATCGCCGCATTCAATGGATAAAGGCGAGATTAGAGAACTCGAACTTCCGACCTCCACTATGTCAAGGCTAAGGAAGAATGTGAAATCTTTGTAATTCCCTA
The Alphaproteobacteria bacterium CG11_big_fil_rev_8_21_14_0_20_39_49 DNA segment above includes these coding regions:
- a CDS encoding glycerol-1-phosphate dehydrogenase, coding for MINQILKKHFKTLPAHVEISCGIKDNIADIVIGRSSGKSFVVVSDDNTHKILGEKIVKSLSAYKTGSIVLKPSIADERSVEKVRSRIQEYDTVIAVGSGTINDICKYASFCEKKPYMVFGTAPSMNGYSSANASISVNGHKKTLKAHLPAAIFLDIDILAAAPKRLILSGLGDSVCRPTAQADWLLSHLLLNTEYNTSPFEMLRPFEKDLFENSGELLKGNKEIIELLAQTLVLSGFGMYMCGGSYPASQGEHMIAHTMEMVYKGLPHSFHGEQIAVTTLAMSRIIEEKLQSTPIISQNYDEKAITDFFGKEISEQCLAEYKEKLLSPEKPDKINNDIATKWEEVCGKISEIFIGYDPIYKTLKNASAPVSCHDIGWKESEFKKAVSYAKYSRNRFTFLDL
- the folP gene encoding dihydropteroate synthase → MIKNTKIVGILNITPDSFSDGNKYNDAESILSHAEKLIKDGADVIDIGAESTRPGAIKLSTVQEWQRLSPILQNIIDTCHKNNVEAGIDTYHPENAMKAIETGIDYINDVNGFKNPQMIEVAKNSAVKIIAMHSLTVPADKAVNIDEGVDTVSEVLSWGNAQIQNLIDNNIERSRIIFDPGIGFNKTASQSKELIQRVEELRSLRVPIYIGHSRKSFLGDVDDRDKATIEISKQLIAKDIDYIRVHDVSGHGKTEL